The Leptospira bouyouniensis genome contains a region encoding:
- a CDS encoding RsmE family RNA methyltransferase translates to MNWIIISEEELNSERMVSIRDQRHQHIIAILKKNTGDFVQVVIPNVGNFSFLIQEIGETQTILVEAEKRSNVLNPLSVHCFFSLPRPQTTKKILHLAGAYGIESIFFFATETKNKEYWTSPIYKTEWKEWMQTGMSQTGNFREPVVNMAQTENWKHHLEHWPGKVIILDRMGKSDIQNSIQENEVGSKPLYVFGSESGWKPSDLEFFSKKNFLVRTLGNINLRTEFAFSSLLYLLFKN, encoded by the coding sequence TTGAACTGGATTATCATTTCGGAAGAAGAATTAAATTCTGAAAGGATGGTATCGATTCGAGATCAACGCCATCAACACATCATAGCCATTTTAAAAAAAAATACAGGAGATTTTGTCCAAGTTGTAATTCCAAATGTTGGTAATTTTTCGTTTCTAATCCAAGAAATCGGCGAAACCCAGACGATTCTTGTGGAAGCAGAAAAACGTTCCAATGTTTTAAATCCATTATCAGTCCATTGTTTTTTTTCTTTGCCAAGGCCTCAAACGACAAAGAAGATCCTCCACCTAGCAGGTGCTTATGGGATCGAAAGTATATTTTTTTTTGCAACAGAGACAAAAAACAAAGAATATTGGACTTCACCTATTTACAAAACTGAGTGGAAAGAATGGATGCAAACTGGGATGAGCCAAACTGGAAATTTTCGTGAACCAGTAGTCAATATGGCCCAAACAGAAAATTGGAAACACCACCTAGAACATTGGCCAGGTAAAGTGATCATCCTTGATCGTATGGGAAAGAGTGATATCCAAAATTCCATCCAAGAAAATGAAGTAGGTAGTAAACCACTTTATGTTTTTGGTTCCGAATCAGGTTGGAAGCCGAGTGATTTGGAATTTTTTTCTAAGAAAAACTTTTTAGTCAGAACATTGGGGAATATCAATCTTCGAACTGAATTTGCTTTTTCTTCATTGTTGTATTTACTTTTTAAAAACTAA